ATTTCCATTGAAGGCTTCGACAGCTTCAAGACGAACACTTATTTGATTAGGGCGTAAGTCTTGCGGATGCTAACATGAGCAGGCTCGATTATTCTAGGCTGTGATAAAGCAATACCCCCTTGGGTAATTGATTTGTTCATGCTAAGAAGTATTGCCTATTCTCGGGCTAGTGTGAATATGTCTTTTTAGTGTGTATGGATAtatttatgtatatatttatacaGTTCTCAATTTTATATGGAATTAGTTTAGGGGAGTGGTTGGCAATCCGCTGAGGGATGATTGCCCGTTGCTTATTTGGTCATTTTAAGATGAACTGGCATTCGAGTCCACTTTGAGAATATTATGAATTTCCATTAAGATAGGTTCTATCTCATTGGGGTCACAAGCAACACCATTTCCCAGACGAATAGCATGGGATGTAAAGGCAGGTTTAACAGTTTCTGGTGTCCCCAGCCTCTTGGTATCCAGCATGAAGACTTGATTCCTAACTTGATGCATCATTGGATAAGCGGGAGATTTCGTGGTTATGTGCGCCACATCTGCAAAATGGATatgaaattgaattttATCACGGCCATTATGCAAAACagttttcaattctatACATATTGTGATTTTAGTGCCTGCCTGAGGGTTATAGTATACTATTTGATACTCGTTTAGATTATGCAGTCCAATGTTCACCATAGTGGAGTATTCGCTTCCATCGTCATGGAATTCGCGCCCTCTTTCATTGAGAATTACTTTTAAAGCTTTAAACAAGGATGACGTGAATTGTAAGTagctaaaaataaaatgataatCCATTTTCGAATTATCTAGGAAAGGCTGGATTATGTGTTGTGGATTAGAAGGTGAGAGTTGAACCGTCAAATTTTTAATAGAATCGTCATTTGTTAATATCTTTATTGTACAATCTTTATCATCCTCGTCGTTGTTGGAGAGATACTTAAACGAAATTTCGTTCGGTTGTAACGCGATTATCTTGAAGTTTTCGGactcaaaatttttgtGCAATCTTTCCACAACATCTGTTAATACAACCAATTGCATCAACTTTTGCCTGAATTTGGTAAGGTACTGCACAATTATGCCAAGATTTGTGAAACTCTCCTCCAAATAAAAGGCTAGTGGTTCTTTTTGTACAAAGTGGATGTATAGTTTATCAATTTGGCATTGTATCATCATTgtgtttcttttgaatttagcATACAATCGTATTTGAGAGTTAGAGTAGTCTATCCTTAGAAACATGGAACTCTCCAGTATGGAGTTCAGTGCTTTGGAACCTTCCAGAAATGACTCTAATTCTAATGCTATGATCGATATGTTATCGTTAATATTATCTCCTTGAATAATATATTGAGGTAGTTTTTTGTCGTTGATCATTTCAGAAGAACAAATCTTATTACGAATTTCTAATTGGTTCAAAGAATCAATCAACATGTGGTTTATGATTCTGTTTAGAATAGTCCTCTGCAATAtcataattttttgataggTTATTGACTCTAACTTGACAGTCATTACGTTAGAATTGTCTAAATATTTGAGATTCCATTTCCCACGTTGAGAGATAATTTTGccaattcttttttccactaCGCATGATGTTTTCGAAGATACTATCGACAGAATTAGATACCAATTGAGAGGCCAGTGTGGTAGCCTGATGAATAAATCTCTTTGTAATAACAACGAAACATCGTTAGTAGCAGTGTTGtcactttctttcttgacaATGCCGTCGCCTTCAGTGTTCACATGAGTCCTAATAAGCCTATTGATTTTAATAATCTTGCTACATGACCATCCCGTATTTTCGAACATGGTAGTTAGAACGTGGATAATCTTGTCTAACTTTAACTGCTGTAGTATTCTCGCCAATTCCTCTGGGTTCTCAGCTCTATTAACCTTTGAGGCGTACTTCAATAAAAGCGGAGTCGGATTTCTAAAGTAAAATTGCCCACTCAACAAATCAATTTTTAGTTGAATTGGTGCCATCGAGACACATGTTGTGGGAAGTTGAAACAATAAAACATCCGGgttttcttcgtcttcttgAAATATATCCCTTGCTAACAACTCCGATCTGATAATCCTTGCATGGTTGAACATAATTTCGTCTAAAATCCCTTCGATATTCGAtacaatattattataaattaCAGGCATATTTTTGGCCCTTGATGCACTCTGGTTGTCCCATTTCAAAATAAGACTTTCTGTTGTCTTTTGAATACCAATAGTGATCTTACCCTTGCTGTCCATCTTACCATTCAGCCAATATCTAACTGTGATAATACTCTTTTTAGAATCATAGTTATGGATCAAAttactttttgaaaacttgcCGCCATTGGCCAGTTTTAAAAATTCTCTATGAACCATGTATAACTGTAATGTCAACACGTATTTGTGTAAGAAGTTATATAGAGATAACAGTGGATCattacttttcaaaagaatttcGTTGATCAATTTTTCCAGTCTTGGTTTGTTTAAAGGTAAGTTGTTGCCGTTAGAATTTGACTGTTCATCATTGCTTTCCCTATTTCCACTGGGAGAGTTAGCCGCCGTTACCGTTGAAACGCTCTGCTCAGCCTCTGTGTTAAATAATAGCTTCAAGTCAACAAAAAACAGAGGGGACTGTCTGTTAACAGTTGACAACtgtatttcaaattcattagCAACAGTAAAGTGTATTCTACCATTCTTGATACGATAGTTATTTAATGACTTAGGAATGTTCATTAATGCAATTTTTATCGAGACAGccaaattcaaatcttttaatCTCCGTAAAATCAACCCTATGGGGACTTTGGCCATCCCATCCACCATATCTATGGAATCGCTGCCACCGCTTAATTTGAAGTTGTGTGTGGGTAAATTAGGCCTTCCAAGACTCAAGACCTCTAAAGCAGTGACCAAATCCACATTGGGTAACTTAGCATTAGTCATAGAGTTCAGGCTACTTTTCAAAGCCCAGATACAATTATTAACGTTCATGTTCGTCATCCTAAACCAGTTCAACAGATCGATTAACACATGAaaattattttgttttattgtACGAGTCCATTTCACAAGCACGTacagtttcaaaaattgtGTCCTCAAGAATATAATCAGTTGTAAGAACcgtattttctttgcagAGTTGGGCTCGTTTGTCTGAGTGTGTACGTTGGTTTTCATGTATTGAGCAAGTTCCTTCATAGTAAACACTGTTAAGTTCCTTATTACCAACGCCAGACTGACCTGATTAATCTCAACATGGGGCAACGCTGGCGGAGGCACACTTATTGTGGTTGCTGCACTTGTATTTTTCGGTACTATTTCCAAGGACTCTTTTTGAGGACCTGTGATTTCTGGAACGGTTGCTGAAGGGCTATGCAGTTGGGTGTTTTTAACAGGACCCCGTTGCTCTTGCCCATTCTGCTCGGAGTGGTTCTTCAGCGCATGCATCTCGTTAGAAAGTCTCTCCTCATTAGCCAGCATCTGTGGGGAACCTATCGTGGTAGTCATTGCCCAGCCAAGAAAACCCTATACTTTCCTGCCAGTCTTACCTCCCTTCTTGGCGATCTTTACAACAGACCTTTActaaacaattgaaaaattcaccATTTTTACTTGAAGCAGGGGCCGTGCGATGGGACAATCGTTTAGTTAACAATAAGCGGGACAAACTGATCAAATTTAGTGGCATTAAGAGGCATTTGAACGCAGTGATGAGAGTATCATATGCTGAATTGCATGATGTGGGGGGATAATTTGCGTGAGCTCAGTAACACCATGGATAGTGAGTTGAATGCAGTAAAGTCGACAGTTGAAGATGTTGGGGCGGATGATGCGAGAAGATTAATTAAGGGTAAGGGCTTCCAGAAGCCCTCTACCGAACACATGCTGATTTCGCCCGGTAGAGACGGTTCAGTACCATTGAATGGGTTGAAATCCTCACCAGCAGATCCACATTTATCTGATGTGAATTCCATTTTGGACAATCACCGGGGAGGTGACGAGACAGCCTTGACGTCtgtaaataatattatcatgGCCACTTCTGCAAATGGAGACAGTGATTACGTTGACGGAGATATCAAAAGGCCATCTATTTCTAATTGTTCATCGAGATCGTCATTTTTTGATACCGTGTTGAGCACATTCTCTTTAAAGTCAAATTCACAAGATACAGTTACGAATGAAGTTAAGGATATAGAGGTTAAATTTGCATCCGAGGAGGCTaacaaaaaattccatCAAATGTTCAAATCCTTAACCACTGAAACGAAACTTGTTGCTGATTATTTCTGCTATTTTCATAGAGAGTTTCCATATCAGGGCAGGATTTACCTCTCCAATACACATTTATGTTTCAATTCGACTGTATTAAATTGGATGGCCAAGTTACAGATTCCCTTGAATGAGATTAAATATTTAGATAAGGTAACCACCAACTCAAGCGCCATCTCCGTGGAAACCTTGAGCAACAAATATACCTTTTCCGGGTTCATGGCAAGAGACGATGTTTTCCACTTGATTACACGAGTTTGGTCTGAGAAAAATTTAACCAGTGTTAATGACGTCTTGGAGGTTGATGAGAGAATCTCCAAGTCAAAGAGCATAACGTcgacttcttcttctatattCAATAATGTTCCTACCAATGCATATAACGATTTCATATCAACAACGACTACTGAACCAACAAGCAGAGCTTCCTATATGAGTGAGAACGACATGATCATCGAGGAAGCCATAAGGTCGGTAGATGACTACATGGGCACGCCAGGCGCATCGCCAACCTCTTCCCCTCCGTCGTCGTCATCGTCGTCGTCAGCATCTTCGTTGGGTTCTTCAGCGACATATTATGGTAGAAACGTATATAGGTTGAAGCCAAACGCGCCATTCCAATACGATGGGCCGTTCCATGTGGAAGACACAATGGATTTCCCGTATAATCCAGAGGCAAATAATGAATACGTACTACTGGAACGTCAATTTAACGTCCCGCCGGGCCtacttttcatcatcatgtTTAATGAAGATAATCCCACTTTTGAATTGAACTTTTTAAAGACTCAAGATTCGTCCAACATTTCACATGTTGGGACATTCGAGAAGGTCAATAAAGATGGACAGCACTACAGAGAATTCCAATACACCAAACAGTTGCATTTCCCCGTGGGACCCAAATCTACAAACTGTCAAGTAACAGAGATTCTTTTACACTGTGACTGGGAAAGGTATATCAATGTTTTAAGTATAACGAGAACACCAAATGTTCCGAGCGGTACCAGTTTCAGCACCAGAACAAGATACATGTTTCGGTGGGATGATCAGGGGCAAGGTTGCATATTAAAGATAAGTTTTTGGGTGGACTGGAATGCATCCAGTTGGATTAAACCAATGGTGGAGAGCAACTGTAAAAATGGACAAATTAGTGCAACGAAGGATCTGGTAAAGTTAGTGGAAGAATTCGTGGAGAAATATGTGGAACtaagtaaagaaaaggcAGATGCACTCAAGACTTTGCCGAGTGTTACCTCTTTTGGATCTCCAAGAAAAGTGGCTGTACCCCAATTGACGTCAGCACAGCCAGAGTCGAAGCCTGAAGCTGAGATAGAAATCTCGAAGATGGGAGACGACAGATGGCGGTTCAATTGGGTAAACATAGTGATACTAGTACTGTTATCACTAAACCTActatatttgatgaagttAACCAACAAGATGAATAGGCTAACGAAATTGATGACGCATAAGGATGAAGTTGTGGCCCACGCAACTCTATTGGATATACCAGCCAAAGTGCAGTGGTCAAGgccaagaaaagaagaagtgtTGTAACAGAGTGATCATGTATAATGTATGTAAGATTATGTATGTTCGTATGGTATGAAAGATTATGCTATGTGGAGAATGTGAGGCGTGGTAGTTCTGGATAGTTCAGCCTGTAAGCTTCATCCCGAGTGGCATCCTGACTTTGCGGGTTTGTGGCGGTGTTAAGTTGTGTATTAGAAATTTGCtggaaaaaggaaattgatTGATTGAAGCTATATTCATCGAACGATTTTTTCGGCAGCGACCGCTGTTCTACCTGCACAGGGCCTGTGTTCGTGTTCGTGTTCGGTTTGGCTATATTGTTAGCCAGCGATGTTTGCAATTTACTGCATTGAGAGTCAATTTGTCTGCGTAAGCTTTCGATGATTTTGCAGACTGCAGGTACTTCCAATTTTATGAGTTGCAAGTACTCTCTTTTATAGATAGAGGATGACGATACCGGATCCATAAACGATAATTCAGGGTGCTTAGATAGCTTATTAGTCAATAAATCGACATAtctaaaataataaataaacgCTAGTGACAAATCGTTAACCTGGAACGCATACTGTgccttttccaaaatgCCGATGCATGTTTTCAGATAAATTCTCAACGGTATTGACGGATTGAAGCGGTAATCCTTAGCGTCCTGGACCAATAGTTTACTTGACTTCATGACCTACCGGTGCCATACAGAGATGCAGAGCGTACAAAATATGTAAAATGGTTGGCCTGCCGAGACAATAATCCGTACCGACACTTCAATCGAGGCAAAAATCTTTTGTGTAAAATTAATATTATCTATCTAACCATTGATTTACGTATAAAATTGTCGATGCTCATCGCtaagaaatggaaaaaaaactgaaaatttttcaacttttcttctttgttgcgtatctttttttttattgcgTTTCGCGGCAAGAGCGATTCGAGTCGCTTTAATGTGTATAGTATAAAAAAGTGTACATGCCTATTTTCGTTTATGATTGTGGTTCCTATTCTTAAACTGTAGGTGTGGCAGTGGATTCAGCCTCCGTGATAGCAGTGGTATTTGGTTCAGCATCAGTGGCCGCCCACGGTAAAGTAGGTTCTGTAGTTGCGGCGTTTGCCAAGGTAGTGTCCAGGTGTTCTTTCAGTAAAGCTTCATTAGTTTCCTTTTCTGGGCCCACTGTTTGTGTAATCTCTTGCACGCGGTTCAAAAACTTGTTCAAGTTGTAGCCCGCAGCAGCGTCAGAGACTTCCTGTGTGTAGGGGACGCTCTTCAGCTCCTTGACCCTTCTTTTGTGCACCTTACCCTTCAAATGAGTTTTCAACGCTATGGCGGTTTCCATGTACTTGGCACAATGTATACAATAGTGCTGACCGAGACCTGGTTTGGTTTCGTCCAATGGCTGGTTTAAAAGCTTCTGTACTGATTCCTTGGTGGCCAGATCATTATAGATCAGGTCCAAGTCTcgtgttcttcttttggtttTGTATCTCTTCACCGAATATCTACCCATGATTTGTCCTggttcttttct
The nucleotide sequence above comes from Saccharomyces mikatae IFO 1815 strain IFO1815 genome assembly, chromosome: 12. Encoded proteins:
- the RGR1 gene encoding Rgr1p (similar to Saccharomyces cerevisiae RGR1 (YLR071C); ancestral locus Anc_8.15); amino-acid sequence: MTTTIGSPQMLANEERLSNEMHALKNHSEQNGQEQRGPVKNTQLHSPSATVPEITGPQKESLEIVPKNTSAATTISVPPPALPHVEINQVSLALVIRNLTVFTMKELAQYMKTNVHTQTNEPNSAKKIRFLQLIIFLRTQFLKLYVLVKWTRTIKQNNFHVLIDLLNWFRMTNMNVNNCIWALKSSLNSMTNAKLPNVDLVTALEVLSLGRPNLPTHNFKLSGGSDSIDMVDGMAKVPIGLILRRLKDLNLAVSIKIALMNIPKSLNNYRIKNGRIHFTVANEFEIQLSTVNRQSPLFFVDLKLLFNTEAEQSVSTVTAANSPSGNRESNDEQSNSNGNNLPLNKPRLEKLINEILLKSNDPLLSLYNFLHKYVLTLQLYMVHREFLKLANGGKFSKSNLIHNYDSKKSIITVRYWLNGKMDSKGKITIGIQKTTESLILKWDNQSASRAKNMPVIYNNIVSNIEGILDEIMFNHARIIRSELLARDIFQEDEENPDVLLFQLPTTCVSMAPIQLKIDLLSGQFYFRNPTPLLLKYASKVNRAENPEELARILQQLKLDKIIHVLTTMFENTGWSCSKIIKINRLIRTHVNTEGDGIVKKESDNTATNDVSLLLQRDLFIRLPHWPLNWYLILSIVSSKTSCVVEKRIGKIISQRGKWNLKYLDNSNVMTVKLESITYQKIMILQRTILNRIINHMLIDSLNQLEIRNKICSSEMINDKKLPQYIIQGDNINDNISIIALELESFLEGSKALNSILESSMFLRIDYSNSQIRLYAKFKRNTMMIQCQIDKLYIHFVQKEPLAFYLEESFTNLGIIVQYLTKFRQKLMQLVVLTDVVERLHKNFESENFKIIALQPNEISFKYLSNNDEDDKDCTIKILTNDDSIKNLTVQLSPSNPQHIIQPFLDNSKMDYHFIFSYLQFTSSLFKALKVILNERGREFHDDGSEYSTMVNIGLHNLNEYQIVYYNPQAGTKITICIELKTVLHNGRDKIQFHIHFADVAHITTKSPAYPMMHQVRNQVFMLDTKRLGTPETVKPAFTSHAIRLGNGVACDPNEIEPILMEIHNILKVDSNASSS
- the LAM6 gene encoding Lam6p (similar to Saccharomyces cerevisiae YFL042C and YLR072W; ancestral locus Anc_8.14), with amino-acid sequence MWGDNLRELSNTMDSELNAVKSTVEDVGADDARRLIKGKGFQKPSTEHMLISPGRDGSVPLNGLKSSPADPHLSDVNSILDNHRGGDETALTSVNNIIMATSANGDSDYVDGDIKRPSISNCSSRSSFFDTVLSTFSLKSNSQDTVTNEVKDIEVKFASEEANKKFHQMFKSLTTETKLVADYFCYFHREFPYQGRIYLSNTHLCFNSTVLNWMAKLQIPLNEIKYLDKVTTNSSAISVETLSNKYTFSGFMARDDVFHLITRVWSEKNLTSVNDVLEVDERISKSKSITSTSSSIFNNVPTNAYNDFISTTTTEPTSRASYMSENDMIIEEAIRSVDDYMGTPGASPTSSPPSSSSSSSASSLGSSATYYGRNVYRLKPNAPFQYDGPFHVEDTMDFPYNPEANNEYVLLERQFNVPPGLLFIIMFNEDNPTFELNFLKTQDSSNISHVGTFEKVNKDGQHYREFQYTKQLHFPVGPKSTNCQVTEILLHCDWERYINVLSITRTPNVPSGTSFSTRTRYMFRWDDQGQGCILKISFWVDWNASSWIKPMVESNCKNGQISATKDLVKLVEEFVEKYVELSKEKADALKTLPSVTSFGSPRKVAVPQLTSAQPESKPEAEIEISKMGDDRWRFNWVNIVILVLLSLNLLYLMKLTNKMNRLTKLMTHKDEVVAHATLLDIPAKVQWSRPRKEEVL
- the RFU1 gene encoding Rfu1p (similar to Saccharomyces cerevisiae RFU1 (YLR073C); ancestral locus Anc_8.13); its protein translation is MKSSKLLVQDAKDYRFNPSIPLRIYLKTCIGILEKAQYAFQVNDLSLAFIYYFRYVDLLTNKLSKHPELSFMDPVSSSSIYKREYLQLIKLEVPAVCKIIESLRRQIDSQCSKLQTSLANNIAKPNTNTNTGPVQVEQRSLPKKSFDEYSFNQSISFFQQISNTQLNTATNPQSQDATRDEAYRLNYPELPRLTFST
- the BUD20 gene encoding Bud20p (similar to Saccharomyces cerevisiae BUD20 (YLR074C); ancestral locus Anc_8.11), which encodes MGRYSVKRYKTKRRTRDLDLIYNDLATKESVQKLLNQPLDETKPGLGQHYCIHCAKYMETAIALKTHLKGKVHKRRVKELKSVPYTQEVSDAAAGYNLNKFLNRVQEITQTVGPEKETNEALLKEHLDTTLANAATTEPTLPWAATDAEPNTTAITEAESTATPTV